A window of the Brassica oleracea var. oleracea cultivar TO1000 chromosome C1, BOL, whole genome shotgun sequence genome harbors these coding sequences:
- the LOC106315848 gene encoding uncharacterized protein LOC106315848 isoform X2 encodes MTTSNGGDVESRVSIPADLRETFQNIREYTGKQHSDEDIFSVFKDCLNDPHETAQKLLFLDTFHEVKGKRERKKESLVPKTEEKGRNGRRNFASNYTGANNGRSGAFTRQSGANHRIRRPIKASKPFIPPSGVSKPKNTEEHPPSKSASSSEDVTELKKSKASETVPVLESVVQNGAQYAVDGTSTSSQQSSTSSQQSATSNCGSQSDQVIRSEAAARKGNSQSLLKSDVGERPHVTFPVHLQVAKMLENGLTFGSFDSNFVKETFCDNCSIGCEDPTIKSSHGTASSEASAREDVSSVPQDKDHEISNVAPETELQLVEGSEVDKLNEESLPIKDTHQAANCDSPPISYPDQCSLAASQQAMHLLRQQYPLNFCPYGLYYPQPFYMPQPYIHQFLTPNAFQQQSYLPPQDDAPAPPGDELLLPQIKSGANIGNSPPTTFPSPYDSYAGAFNHIPSPVKEEQKEDSYTTGPVSLANLQASAMYNLSLQGQPLVFPTLQAGFTGIYQQAQPIPPPPAIPSMAEQPIGLPLITNQQPQAAPTNMDNNY; translated from the exons ATGACAACCAGCAACGGCGGCGATGTGGAGTCTAGGGTTTCGATTCCGGCGGATCTGCGAGAAACCTTTCAGAACATCAGGGAGTACACAGGGAAACAACATTCCGACGAGGATATCTTCTCCGTCTTCAAGGATTGCCTCAACGATCCACACGAGACCGCACAGAAGCTCCTCTTTCTAG ATACCTTTCATGAGGTGAAAGGCAAACGGGAGAGAAAGAAAGAG AGTTTAGTGCCAAAGACAGAAGAAAAGGGCAGGAATGGTCGGAGGAACTTCGCTTCAAATTATACTG GTGCCAATAATGGAAGAAGCGGAGCTTTTACAAGGCAGAGTGGAGCTAATCACAGAATAAGACGTCCCATAAA GGCGTCTAAGCCTTTCATTCCTCCAAGTGGAGTCAGTAAACCGAAGAACACAGAGGAACACCCTCCCTCCAAGTCTGCTTCTTCGTCTGAGGATGTTACTGAGCTGAAGAAGTCTAAAGCAAGTGAAACTGTACCTGTATTAGAATCTGTTGTACAAAACGGTGCTCAGTATGCTGTAGATGGAACTTCTACTTCTTCTCAGCAATCATCTACTTCTTCTCAACAATCAGCCACTTCTAATTGCGGTAGCCAGTCAGATCAAG TCATTAGGAGTGAGGCTGCAGCCCGTAAAGGCAATAGTCAATCGCTTCTCAAGTCAGATGTTGGTGAACGTCCCCACGTAACATTCCCTGTCCACCTTCAGGTTGCCAAAATGCTGGAAAATGGTCTGACGTTTGGGAGCTTCGATTCCAATTTTGTGAAAGAGACATTTTGTGACAATTGTTCTATTGGGTGCGAGGACCCAACTATCAAGTCTTCTCATGGGACAGCATCCAGTGAAGCTTCAGCCAG GGAAGATGTATCATCGGTTCCTCAAGATAAGGATCATGAGATTTCAAACGTAGCACCTGAGACCGAGCTTCAGCTTGTAGAAGGCTCCGAAGTAGATAAACTGAACGAGGAGTCTTTACCAATCAAAGACACTCATCAG GCTGCAAATTGTGATAGTCCACCTATCTCCTATCCTGATCAGTGTTCCCTAGCAGCCTCTCAACAGGCAATGCACCTTCTCAGGCAACAATACCCTCTGAACTTTTGCCCTTACGGTCTCTATTATCCCCAACCCTTCTATATGCCGCAGCCATACATTCATCAGTTCTTGACCCCAAACGCGTTCCAACAACAATCTTACTTACCGCCTCAAGATGATGCTCCAGCACCTCCTGGAGATGAACTCCTTCTCCCTCAGATCAAATCAGGAGCCAACATTGGAAACTCTCCACCTACCACCTTTCCATCGCCATATGACTCATACGCAGGTGCTTTTAACCACATCCCATCACCAGTCAAGGAAGAACAGAAGGAAGACAGTTACACGACTGGACCTGTG AGTCTAGCTAACCTGCAGGCCAGTGCTATGTACAACTTATCTCTCCAAGGGCAGCCATTAGTTTTCCCGACCTTGCAGGCTGGGTTCACGGGAATATACCAACAGGCACAGCCCATACCGCCGCCTCCAGCTATACCTTCAATGGCTGAACAACCCATAGGACTCCCGCTCATAACTAATCAGCAACCTCAAGCTGCACCCACGAATATGGACAACAACTACTAG
- the LOC106315848 gene encoding uncharacterized protein LOC106315848 isoform X1, translated as MTTSNGGDVESRVSIPADLRETFQNIREYTGKQHSDEDIFSVFKDCLNDPHETAQKLLFLDTFHEVKGKRERKKESLVPKTEEKGRNGRRNFASNYTGANNGRSGAFTRQSGANHRIRRPIKASKPFIPPSGVSKPKNTEEHPPSKSASSSEDVTELKKSKASETVPVLESVVQNGAQYAVDGTSTSSQQSSTSSQQSATSNCGSQSDQVIRSEAAARKGNSQSLLKSDVGERPHVTFPVHLQVAKMLENGLTFGSFDSNFVKETFCDNCSIGCEDPTIKSSHGTASSEASAREDVSSVPQDKDHEISNVAPETELQLVEGSEVDKLNEESLPIKDTHQAANCDSPPISYPDQCSLAASQQAMHLLRQQYPLNFCPYGLYYPQPFYMPQPYIHQFLTPNAFQQQSYLPPQDDAPAPPGDELLLPQIKSGANIGNSPPTTFPSPYDSYAGAFNHIPSPVKEEQKEDSYTTGPVCVQSLANLQASAMYNLSLQGQPLVFPTLQAGFTGIYQQAQPIPPPPAIPSMAEQPIGLPLITNQQPQAAPTNMDNNY; from the exons ATGACAACCAGCAACGGCGGCGATGTGGAGTCTAGGGTTTCGATTCCGGCGGATCTGCGAGAAACCTTTCAGAACATCAGGGAGTACACAGGGAAACAACATTCCGACGAGGATATCTTCTCCGTCTTCAAGGATTGCCTCAACGATCCACACGAGACCGCACAGAAGCTCCTCTTTCTAG ATACCTTTCATGAGGTGAAAGGCAAACGGGAGAGAAAGAAAGAG AGTTTAGTGCCAAAGACAGAAGAAAAGGGCAGGAATGGTCGGAGGAACTTCGCTTCAAATTATACTG GTGCCAATAATGGAAGAAGCGGAGCTTTTACAAGGCAGAGTGGAGCTAATCACAGAATAAGACGTCCCATAAA GGCGTCTAAGCCTTTCATTCCTCCAAGTGGAGTCAGTAAACCGAAGAACACAGAGGAACACCCTCCCTCCAAGTCTGCTTCTTCGTCTGAGGATGTTACTGAGCTGAAGAAGTCTAAAGCAAGTGAAACTGTACCTGTATTAGAATCTGTTGTACAAAACGGTGCTCAGTATGCTGTAGATGGAACTTCTACTTCTTCTCAGCAATCATCTACTTCTTCTCAACAATCAGCCACTTCTAATTGCGGTAGCCAGTCAGATCAAG TCATTAGGAGTGAGGCTGCAGCCCGTAAAGGCAATAGTCAATCGCTTCTCAAGTCAGATGTTGGTGAACGTCCCCACGTAACATTCCCTGTCCACCTTCAGGTTGCCAAAATGCTGGAAAATGGTCTGACGTTTGGGAGCTTCGATTCCAATTTTGTGAAAGAGACATTTTGTGACAATTGTTCTATTGGGTGCGAGGACCCAACTATCAAGTCTTCTCATGGGACAGCATCCAGTGAAGCTTCAGCCAG GGAAGATGTATCATCGGTTCCTCAAGATAAGGATCATGAGATTTCAAACGTAGCACCTGAGACCGAGCTTCAGCTTGTAGAAGGCTCCGAAGTAGATAAACTGAACGAGGAGTCTTTACCAATCAAAGACACTCATCAG GCTGCAAATTGTGATAGTCCACCTATCTCCTATCCTGATCAGTGTTCCCTAGCAGCCTCTCAACAGGCAATGCACCTTCTCAGGCAACAATACCCTCTGAACTTTTGCCCTTACGGTCTCTATTATCCCCAACCCTTCTATATGCCGCAGCCATACATTCATCAGTTCTTGACCCCAAACGCGTTCCAACAACAATCTTACTTACCGCCTCAAGATGATGCTCCAGCACCTCCTGGAGATGAACTCCTTCTCCCTCAGATCAAATCAGGAGCCAACATTGGAAACTCTCCACCTACCACCTTTCCATCGCCATATGACTCATACGCAGGTGCTTTTAACCACATCCCATCACCAGTCAAGGAAGAACAGAAGGAAGACAGTTACACGACTGGACCTGTG TGTGTGCAGAGTCTAGCTAACCTGCAGGCCAGTGCTATGTACAACTTATCTCTCCAAGGGCAGCCATTAGTTTTCCCGACCTTGCAGGCTGGGTTCACGGGAATATACCAACAGGCACAGCCCATACCGCCGCCTCCAGCTATACCTTCAATGGCTGAACAACCCATAGGACTCCCGCTCATAACTAATCAGCAACCTCAAGCTGCACCCACGAATATGGACAACAACTACTAG
- the LOC106310492 gene encoding ABC transporter G family member 26: MEIKRSAEELEDNHVMQISGSNGIVHNMEFMSQAYLRNQYSSEIDIHEEFVSPYPHEDAPLPIFLKFEDVEYKVRNIQASLKTMVSKVVTHTNSDPDGYKHILKGITGSTGPGEILALMGPSGSGKTTLLKIMGGRLTDNVKGKLTYNDIPYSPSVKRRIGFVTQDDVLLPQLTVEETLAFAAFLRLPSNMSKEQKYAKVEMIIKELGLERCRHTRVGGGFVKGISGGERKRTSIAYEILVDPSLLLLDEPTSGLDSTSATKLLHILQGVAKAGRTVITTIHQPSSRMFHMFDKLLLISEGHPAYYGKAREAMEYFSSLRILPEIAMNPAEFLLDLATGQVSDISLPEELLATKTTQPDSENVIVKYLQLRYKTDLEPKEKEENHRNRKAPEHLQIAIQVKKDWTLSWWDQFMIIFRRTFRERRRDYFDMLRLVQSLGVAVVLGLLWWKSKTDTEAHLRDQVGLMFYICIFWTSSSLFGAVYVFPFEKIYLVKERKADMYRLSVYYVCSTLCDMVAHVLYPTFFMIIVYFMAGFSRTVPCFVFTVLTILLIAITSQGAGEFLGASVLSIKRAGMIASLVLMMFLLTGGYYVQHIPKFMQWLKYLSFMHYGFRLLLKVQYSADQVFDCASKGGCRTLQSSSSFDTVNLNGGLEELWVLLGMAFGYRLCTYFCLRKKISICHL; the protein is encoded by the exons ATGGAGATCAAAAGATCGGCAGAAGAACTTGAAGACAATCATGTAATGCAGATTTCAGGAAGCAATGGCATAGTTCACAACATGGAGTTCATGTCCCAAGCTTACCTTAGAAACCAATACTCATCAGAAATTGACATCCATGAAGAATTCGTTTCTCCTTATCCTCATGAAGATGCCCCTCTTCCCATCTTCCTCAAG TTTGAAGATGTGGAGTATAAGGTGAGAAACATCCAAGCCAGCTTGAAGACAATGGTGTCAAAGGTGGTGACACATACTAATTCGGATCCAGATGGGTACAAGCACATTTTGAAAGGTATAACAGGAAGCACAGGTCCAGGAGAAATCCTTGCACTAATGGGTCCTTCTGGTAGTGGAAAAACCACTCTCTTGAAGATAATGGGAGGAAGGTTGACAGATAATGTCAAAGGGAAGCTTACCTACAATGACATTCCTTACAGTCCTTCTGTTAAGAGGAG AATTGGATTCGTTACACAAGATGATGTTCTGCTGCCACAACTTACTGTGGAAGAGACCTTGGCATTCGCTGCGTTTTTGAGACTTCCAAGTAACATGAGCAAGGAACAGAAGTATGCTAAAGTGGAGATGATCATCAAAGAGCTTGGCCTTGAGAG ATGCCGTCACACAAGAGTTGGAGGAGGTTTTGTGAAGGGAATATCAGGTGGAGAAAGAAAAAGAACAAGTATAGCATATGAGATACTCGTAGATCCTTCCCTGTTGCTTTTGGACGAGCCAACCTCTGGACTTGACTCAACTTCTGCCACCAAGCTTCTTCATATTCTGCAAGGAGTAGCTAAG GCAGGAAGGACCGTCATTACAACAATTCACCAACCCTCAAGCAGAATGTTCCACATGTTTGACAAGCTCCTACTGATATCTGAAGGACACCCTGCCTACTACGGCAAAGCCAGAGAAGCTATGGAGTACTTTTCATCTTTGAGAATCTTACCTGAAATTGCAATGAACCCAGCAGAGTTTCTGTTGGACTTAGCAACCGGACAAGTGTCAGACATTAGCCTCCCTGAAGAACTACTGGCTACAAAAACTACCCAACCTGACTCTGAGAACGTGATAGTGAAA TACCTGCAACTAAGGTACAAGACAGACTTGGAGCCAAAAGAGAAGGAAGAAAACCATAGAAATAGAAAAGCTCCAGAGCATCTTCAAATAGCAATCCAAGTGAAGAAGGACTGGACCCTTTCATGGTGGGATCAGTTCATGATTATATTCAGAAGAACATTCAGAGAGCGGCGCAGAGATTACTTTGATATGCTGAGGCTAGTTCAGTCACTTGGCGTGGCAGTTGTGTTGGGTCTTCTCTGGTGGAAGTCAAAGACAGACACAGAAGCTCATCTTAGAGACCAA GTTGGTTTGATGTTCTATATATGCATCTTCTGGACATCTTCATCTCTCTTTGGAGCTGTATATGTGTTCCCCTTCGAGAAGATATACCTGGTGAAAGAAAGAAAAGCAGACATGTACAGGCTAAGCGTGTACTACGTATGCAGCACACTATGTGATATGGTGGCACATGTTTTGTACCCAACGTTCTTCATGATCATTGTCTACTTCATGGCCGGGTTCAGTAGGACAGTCCCCTGCTTCGTTTTCACCGTGTTGACAATACTACTTATAGCCATAACTAGCCAA GGTGCAGGAGAGTTCTTAGGAGCTTCGGTGTTGAGCATTAAGAGAGCTGGTATGATCGCCTCTTTGGTACTAATGATGTTTCTTCTAACAGGAGGTTACTATGTTCAG CACATACCCAAGTTCATGCAGTGGCTGAAGTACTTGTCCTTCATGCACTATGGCTTCAGGCTGCTTTTGAAAGTTCAGTACTCAGCGGACCAAGTTTTTGATTGTGCGAGCAAAGGCGGATGCAGGACACTGCAGAGCTCATCATCGTTCGACACGGTTAACTTGAATGGTGGTCTAGAAGAACTGTGGGTTCTGCTTGGCATGGCATTTGGCTACCGCCTTTGCACATACTTCTGCCTTCGCAAGAAAATAAGCATTTGCCATCTTTGA